From Paenibacillus sp. V4I7, one genomic window encodes:
- a CDS encoding alpha-glucuronidase family glycosyl hydrolase, which translates to MSHITNAYACWLRNAPINDDKRVEEYREWAREIAVHGPLSEVLQTAVAELMDGLDAMLGVRPLRSTASNGSACILIGIRGQLQDIDAELGWQDESEDGYVIRNVSIDGQSRLVVAGHSAKGALYAVFHLLRLMQCGESLADLAITETPANGLRMLNQWDNMDGSIERGYAGNSIFYRNNEIVRDMSRIRDYARLLASVGINAISINNVNVHAVESLLITDKLLPDVARVAGVFRRYGISTFLSVNYASPLELGGLTSADPLDESVRQWWKEKAEEIYRDIPDFGGFLVKADSEGRPGPFTYGRDHADGANMLAEVLQPFGGIVIWRCFVYNCQQDWRDRKTDRARAAFDHFTPLDGKFRDNVVLQIKNGPMDFQVREPVSPLLGAMSATNQVLELQITQEYTGQQRHLCYLIPQWKEVLDFDTFAHGSGSTVTKAASGQLFGRRLGGIAAVSNIGDNPNWTGHTLAQANLYGFGRLAWNPQLSAEQITQEWIYMTFGSDPDVVRCVSKMLLDSWRIYENYTAPLGVGWMVNPSHHYGPNVDGYEYSRWGTYHFADCHGIGVDRTIKSGTGYTSQYFAPLSESYESKELCPDELLLFFHYVPYTHKLKTGKTVIQHIYDTHFDGVLQAEELAQIWGSIEGKIDAERFEDVRSRLREQAAHSKEWRDQINTYFFRKSGIPDEYGRIIN; encoded by the coding sequence ATGAGTCACATCACGAACGCATATGCCTGCTGGTTACGCAATGCGCCGATAAACGATGATAAGAGGGTAGAGGAATATCGGGAATGGGCACGGGAGATCGCCGTGCACGGTCCTTTATCAGAGGTGCTTCAAACTGCGGTCGCGGAGTTAATGGATGGTCTCGATGCCATGCTTGGAGTGAGGCCCCTCCGTTCAACGGCTTCCAATGGGAGTGCCTGCATCCTGATCGGCATTCGCGGGCAGTTACAGGATATTGATGCAGAGCTAGGTTGGCAGGATGAATCCGAAGACGGTTACGTGATCAGAAACGTATCCATTGATGGACAATCAAGGCTTGTGGTTGCCGGCCATTCGGCCAAAGGAGCCTTGTACGCGGTTTTTCATCTTCTGCGGCTGATGCAATGCGGCGAGAGTTTGGCTGATCTTGCGATAACGGAAACGCCCGCGAACGGATTGCGGATGCTAAACCAATGGGATAATATGGACGGTTCGATTGAACGCGGATATGCGGGGAATTCCATATTCTACCGAAATAACGAGATTGTTCGAGACATGTCCCGAATCCGTGATTATGCTCGCTTGCTTGCATCGGTGGGGATCAACGCCATTTCGATCAACAACGTGAACGTACACGCCGTAGAATCCTTGCTGATTACGGATAAGCTGCTACCGGATGTCGCCCGGGTCGCCGGCGTATTCCGGCGCTATGGAATCTCAACGTTCCTAAGCGTCAACTACGCCAGTCCGTTAGAGCTTGGAGGCCTGACCAGCGCAGACCCGCTTGACGAAAGCGTCAGGCAGTGGTGGAAGGAGAAAGCTGAGGAGATTTACCGGGATATCCCGGACTTTGGCGGCTTCCTGGTAAAGGCAGATTCCGAGGGGCGACCCGGGCCGTTCACCTATGGGCGTGACCATGCCGATGGTGCGAATATGCTGGCAGAAGTGCTTCAGCCCTTCGGCGGGATCGTCATTTGGCGCTGTTTCGTATACAATTGTCAACAGGATTGGCGCGATCGCAAGACCGACCGGGCGAGAGCGGCGTTCGATCATTTTACACCACTTGATGGTAAATTTCGCGATAATGTCGTTCTGCAGATTAAGAACGGACCCATGGATTTTCAGGTCCGTGAGCCGGTTTCTCCGCTTCTCGGAGCGATGTCCGCAACGAATCAGGTGCTGGAGCTGCAGATTACGCAAGAGTACACGGGCCAGCAGAGACATCTGTGCTACCTGATCCCCCAGTGGAAAGAGGTTCTCGATTTCGATACGTTTGCCCATGGGAGCGGAAGTACAGTTACGAAAGCGGCAAGCGGCCAGTTGTTCGGGAGACGGCTCGGAGGCATTGCGGCGGTATCGAATATCGGAGACAACCCGAATTGGACCGGACACACGCTTGCACAAGCCAATTTATATGGCTTTGGAAGGCTTGCTTGGAATCCGCAGCTATCAGCTGAGCAAATCACGCAAGAATGGATCTACATGACATTCGGTTCTGACCCTGATGTAGTACGCTGTGTGTCGAAGATGCTTCTCGATTCGTGGAGAATCTATGAAAATTACACAGCTCCTCTTGGCGTAGGATGGATGGTTAATCCGAGTCACCATTATGGTCCGAACGTAGACGGTTACGAATATTCGAGATGGGGGACATACCATTTTGCCGACTGCCACGGCATCGGCGTAGATCGAACCATCAAGTCGGGAACAGGGTACACATCCCAATACTTTGCGCCGCTTTCGGAATCGTACGAGTCGAAGGAGCTATGTCCGGATGAACTGCTTCTCTTCTTCCATTATGTGCCGTATACGCACAAACTGAAGACGGGTAAGACGGTCATCCAGCACATCTACGATACCCACTTCGACGGTGTTCTTCAGGCGGAGGAATTGGCCCAGATCTGGGGTTCGATAGAGGGGAAAATAGATGCAGAGCGCTTCGAAGATGTGAGGAGCAGACTGCGAGAGCAAGCGGCACATTCGAAGGAGTGGCGCGACCAGATCAATACATACTTCTTCCGCAAATCGGGCATTCCTGATGAGTACGGCCGCATCATAAATTAA
- a CDS encoding Gfo/Idh/MocA family protein: MLKVAIIGAGAISRAHIEGYLQFPERCQIVAISDIYVDKAQERIDQFQLAARAVKDYKELLQEDIDLVSICTPPYTHATLATEFLEAGSHVMVEKPMASSLEECDLMNDVAKRTGKILSVVAQNRFKTPMMKMKSVLESGLMGKIGHVQVDSFWWRGHCYYDLWWRGTWEKEGGGPTLNHAVHHIDALLWMMGSPTEVQAFMSNVSHDNAEVEDLSIAMLRFANGSLGQVTSSVVHHGEEQQLIFQGARARVSTPWKVTASNSTANGFPEPNHELEAQLIAFYDELQEVVHEGHIGQIDDVLTSIETGVPVLIDGISGRQTLELITAIYKSASTGELVKLPLTNEDAFYTREGVQANATHFYEKKTSIENFVSQTITTGSNYK; this comes from the coding sequence ATGTTGAAGGTAGCGATTATTGGAGCAGGAGCGATTTCAAGAGCGCACATTGAAGGGTATTTACAATTTCCGGAACGATGCCAGATTGTTGCGATTAGTGATATTTATGTGGATAAAGCGCAGGAGCGCATTGACCAATTTCAGTTAGCTGCCAGGGCGGTTAAGGATTATAAAGAACTGCTGCAGGAGGATATAGATCTCGTTTCCATCTGCACACCCCCATATACGCATGCAACCCTTGCAACTGAGTTTCTTGAGGCGGGCTCTCATGTTATGGTTGAGAAACCGATGGCTTCTTCACTTGAAGAGTGCGACCTGATGAACGACGTTGCCAAGCGGACTGGCAAGATTTTATCGGTGGTGGCGCAGAATCGTTTCAAAACCCCGATGATGAAAATGAAATCTGTTCTGGAAAGCGGACTAATGGGGAAAATTGGTCACGTACAAGTTGACTCCTTCTGGTGGCGTGGGCATTGCTATTATGATCTCTGGTGGCGTGGTACATGGGAGAAAGAAGGCGGCGGTCCAACACTGAATCACGCTGTTCATCATATCGATGCGCTGCTTTGGATGATGGGTAGTCCAACGGAAGTCCAAGCTTTCATGAGCAACGTTTCCCATGATAATGCGGAGGTCGAAGATCTGTCCATCGCCATGTTGCGCTTTGCGAACGGTTCTTTGGGGCAAGTAACTAGTTCAGTAGTTCATCATGGAGAGGAGCAGCAACTGATATTCCAGGGTGCGAGAGCGCGAGTTTCTACTCCATGGAAGGTGACGGCATCAAATTCAACAGCCAATGGCTTCCCTGAGCCGAATCATGAGCTAGAAGCTCAGTTGATAGCTTTCTATGATGAACTTCAGGAAGTTGTACATGAAGGACATATTGGGCAAATCGATGATGTATTAACCTCTATTGAAACAGGCGTTCCTGTACTTATTGACGGCATCAGCGGACGTCAAACGCTAGAGCTTATTACTGCTATATATAAATCAGCAAGTACTGGGGAACTCGTGAAACTCCCACTGACGAATGAAGATGCATTTTACACAAGAGAAGGAGTGCAAGCGAATGCGACCCATTTCTATGAAAAGAAGACATCCATCGAAAATTTCGTTTCACAGACGATTACGACTGGCAGCAACTATAAATAG
- a CDS encoding Nif3-like dinuclear metal center hexameric protein: protein MTITIGQVIDRLLEQAPVNEPTVDSLIVGSAQTVVTGIVVVFLATQAVIEQAAALGANLIISHEGTFYRHQEDMKGAQDDPVINEKREWLDRTGIAIYRYHDHIHRYKTDGIMMGLINALGWAPYVEEHLPAATVVQIPCMTLERTVQYLKEKLQIPFVRVVGELEMSCTRIGLLAGYRGGAALALPLLKDYNLDLVIAGEGPEWETPEYIRDAVRQGKNKAFIALGHAESEEPGMKELAERLREQFPGFPVHFIREKPLFLVL, encoded by the coding sequence ATGACGATTACGATTGGACAGGTTATTGATCGATTGTTAGAGCAGGCTCCAGTAAACGAGCCTACTGTAGATTCATTGATAGTCGGATCGGCCCAAACGGTAGTAACGGGAATTGTCGTTGTTTTTTTGGCCACGCAGGCTGTGATCGAGCAGGCTGCGGCTTTAGGAGCCAACTTGATCATTTCACACGAAGGGACGTTTTACCGCCACCAGGAGGATATGAAGGGGGCGCAGGATGACCCGGTTATCAACGAAAAGCGCGAATGGCTTGATCGTACCGGAATTGCCATTTATCGGTATCACGATCATATTCACCGTTACAAAACGGACGGCATTATGATGGGGTTAATAAACGCATTGGGCTGGGCGCCTTACGTTGAAGAGCATTTGCCCGCCGCAACGGTTGTGCAAATTCCTTGCATGACCCTTGAACGAACGGTGCAATACTTGAAGGAAAAGCTTCAAATACCATTCGTGCGTGTTGTGGGGGAACTAGAGATGTCTTGCACCCGCATTGGACTATTGGCAGGCTACAGAGGGGGGGCAGCCTTGGCACTCCCATTGCTGAAAGATTACAATCTCGACCTGGTTATCGCCGGAGAAGGGCCGGAATGGGAAACGCCGGAATATATTCGCGACGCTGTTCGTCAAGGCAAGAACAAGGCATTCATCGCATTGGGCCACGCGGAAAGCGAAGAGCCGGGCATGAAGGAATTGGCGGAACGACTGCGGGAACAGTTTCCCGGCTTTCCCGTTCATTTTATAAGGGAAAAGCCTCTATTTCTTGTTTTGTAG